Part of the Candidatus Baltobacteraceae bacterium genome is shown below.
GGACAACACCTCGACGCAGATCGCCGTCGATATCGATTCGTTCTCGAGCTACTCGCTGCCGAGTGGACTCGTGTCGTACGGCGTCGGCATCATCCACTTTCTCCCCGCGCCGGCAAGCACGTAAGCAATACGTCGCGCACCCGCGCCGGAAGCGGCATGCTCTTCTTGGTCCGGCGATCCATCGCGGCGACCGTGAGCACCAGCGACGCCATCGGGATGCCGGTCCTCTCATTGAACATCACGATCCGAAAACGCACGCTCGAAGCACCGACTTTCTCGAGATGCGCGCGCATGCGGATCCAATCACCCATCAGCGCCGGCGCGTAGTAATCGGCCTCGGCTCGCACCCGCGGCAGCCAAAAGTCGAGATCGTCGAAGAGCGAATCGAACGGTAAGCCGAGTTCGCGAAACATCTCCATCTCGGCATACTCGGCGAAGCGCCAAT
Proteins encoded:
- a CDS encoding thioesterase family protein, with translation MPQFRDSLPEGTRVFESRLQVQWADVDIAGIMYFANYWRFAEYAEMEMFRELGLPFDSLFDDLDFWLPRVRAEADYYAPALMGDWIRMRAHLEKVGASSVRFRIVMFNERTGIPMASLVLTVAAMDRRTKKSMPLPARVRDVLLTCLPARGESG